The following are encoded together in the Candidatus Rokuibacteriota bacterium genome:
- a CDS encoding alpha-ketoacid dehydrogenase subunit beta: MVKLTYREAVRSALREALRSDARVFLMGEDVGLYGGAFAVSRGLLEEFGPERVRDTPLSESTFVGAGIGAALGGMRPIVEIMTVNFSLLALDQIVNNAATLRHMSGGQLSVPLVVRMATGGGRQLAAQHSHSLEGWYAHIPGITVVTPATPADARGMLLGALAEPDPVFIFENATLYPTEGEVDESAGPADLHQAAVRRAGEALTLITYGGSLPKTLAAADQLAAEGIDAEVIDLRSLRPLDVPTILGSLARTHRAVIVDEGWRACSFAAEVSARIMEGGFFDLDAPVGRVCSAEVPIPYAKHMEDAALPQAPAIVRAALEVLRRHG; this comes from the coding sequence GTGGTCAAGCTGACCTATCGCGAGGCGGTGCGCTCGGCGCTCAGGGAGGCGCTCCGGAGCGACGCGCGCGTCTTCCTGATGGGCGAGGACGTCGGGCTTTACGGGGGCGCCTTCGCGGTGAGCCGGGGGCTCCTGGAGGAGTTCGGGCCGGAGCGGGTGCGGGACACCCCGCTGTCGGAGTCCACTTTCGTCGGGGCGGGCATCGGCGCGGCGCTGGGCGGGATGCGGCCCATCGTGGAGATCATGACGGTGAACTTCAGCCTGCTGGCCCTCGACCAGATCGTCAACAACGCAGCCACGCTGCGCCACATGTCGGGCGGCCAGCTCTCTGTCCCGCTCGTCGTGCGCATGGCGACGGGCGGCGGCCGCCAGCTCGCCGCCCAGCACTCGCACAGCCTCGAGGGATGGTACGCCCACATCCCCGGGATCACGGTCGTGACTCCCGCGACGCCGGCCGATGCCCGGGGCATGCTCCTCGGCGCGCTCGCCGAGCCGGACCCGGTGTTCATCTTCGAGAACGCCACGCTGTACCCCACGGAGGGCGAGGTGGACGAGAGCGCGGGGCCTGCGGATCTTCACCAGGCTGCGGTGAGGCGGGCTGGCGAGGCCCTGACGCTGATCACCTATGGAGGCTCGCTCCCGAAGACGCTGGCCGCGGCGGATCAGCTCGCGGCGGAGGGGATCGACGCCGAGGTCATCGATCTTCGCTCGCTGCGGCCTCTGGACGTGCCGACCATCCTGGGATCGCTGGCGAGAACCCACCGGGCCGTGATCGTGGACGAGGGCTGGCGGGCGTGCAGCTTCGCGGCCGAGGTGAGTGCCCGGATCATGGAGGGCGGCTTCTTCGATCTCGACGCGCCGGTGGGTCGCGTCTGCAGCGCTGAAGTGCCCATCCCCTACGCCAAGCACATGGAGGATGCGGCGCTCCCGCAGGCGCCGGCCATCGTCCGGGCCGCCCTGGAGGTGCTTCGCCGACATGGCTGA
- a CDS encoding NTP transferase domain-containing protein, translating into MLWAVVLAGGEGVRLRPLTRRVAGDERPKQYVRLIGPHSLLRQTIDRVARLVVAERTVIVTQRRHAGYLGPEVSGGSGLRVLAQPEDRGTAAGILFPAHWISMRDPDATVAIFPSDHFIREEDLLMGCVAEAAAAVGRDPGRIVVLGARPNDADPGYGWIEPGSALAEAGTALYRVKRFWEKPTAERARRCLDQGCLWNTLILVARASLLLTAGARLLPALSGRLARISAFAGTEEEPWAVQQAYALAPHASFSRAFLEAAPFLLAVRALPPLLWSDLGTPERVLRMLERLGLEPPWLATLARPA; encoded by the coding sequence ATGCTCTGGGCCGTCGTGCTCGCGGGAGGCGAGGGGGTGCGCCTCCGGCCTCTCACGCGTCGTGTGGCAGGTGACGAGCGCCCCAAGCAATACGTGCGGCTCATCGGCCCGCACTCCCTGCTGCGGCAGACCATCGACCGCGTGGCCCGCCTGGTGGTGGCGGAGCGCACGGTCATCGTGACCCAGCGGCGTCACGCCGGCTATCTCGGCCCCGAGGTGTCCGGGGGCTCGGGGCTCCGGGTCCTGGCCCAGCCCGAGGACCGGGGCACGGCGGCGGGCATCCTCTTTCCAGCCCACTGGATCTCCATGCGGGACCCCGACGCCACGGTGGCCATCTTTCCCTCCGACCACTTCATCCGCGAGGAGGACCTCCTCATGGGGTGCGTGGCCGAGGCGGCTGCGGCCGTCGGTCGCGATCCGGGCCGTATCGTGGTCCTCGGAGCCCGGCCGAACGACGCGGATCCAGGCTATGGCTGGATCGAGCCGGGGAGCGCCCTGGCGGAGGCCGGGACGGCGCTCTACCGGGTGAAGCGCTTCTGGGAGAAACCCACAGCCGAACGGGCGAGGCGATGTCTCGACCAGGGCTGCCTCTGGAACACTCTCATCCTGGTCGCCCGCGCCTCGCTGCTCCTGACGGCGGGCGCGCGGTTGCTTCCGGCGCTCTCCGGGCGCCTGGCCCGCATCTCCGCCTTCGCGGGCACGGAGGAGGAGCCGTGGGCCGTCCAGCAGGCCTACGCGCTGGCGCCCCACGCCAGCTTCTCGCGCGCCTTCCTCGAAGCCGCACCCTTCCTGCTCGCGGTGCGCGCCCTGCCGCCCCTGCTGTGGTCTGACCTGGGAACGCCCGAGCGTGTCCTGAGGATGCTGGAGCGGCTGGGGCTGGAGCCGCCCTGGCTCGCGACCCTGGCGCGCCCAGCCTGA
- a CDS encoding 2-oxo acid dehydrogenase subunit E2, producing the protein MAELLMPILEADMRAGTLVAWRKQAGDRVRRGDVVADVETDKGLIAVETFLTGTIERILVEPGATVPTGTALAIVREDAAAPGAPPPLAASAAASAAPAPGRVRISPLARKVAADLGIDPATVRGTGPGGAVTRDDVERARAPRHAASPPGAPAAQADRQARLRQTIGAAMGRSKREIPHYYLATTIDMQRALGWLAEENLRRPVADRLLYGVLLIKAVARAVSEVPELNSVWRGDRAVRSDAVHVGVAISLRGGGVVAPALHDADGQPLDDLMRRFRDLVQRARTGGLRSSEIADPTITVTSLGEQGVESVFGIIFPPQVAIVGFGKIVERPWSVAGAIVSRPVMTATLSADHRISDGHRGARFLAAVDRLLQEPDRL; encoded by the coding sequence ATGGCTGAGCTCCTCATGCCCATCCTCGAGGCCGACATGCGCGCAGGCACCCTCGTGGCATGGCGCAAGCAGGCGGGGGACCGGGTGAGGCGCGGGGACGTGGTGGCCGACGTCGAGACCGACAAGGGGCTGATCGCGGTGGAAACCTTCCTCACCGGGACCATCGAGAGGATCCTCGTGGAGCCCGGAGCCACGGTCCCCACCGGCACGGCGCTCGCGATCGTCCGCGAGGACGCGGCGGCGCCGGGCGCCCCGCCGCCCCTGGCGGCATCTGCGGCCGCCTCCGCGGCGCCGGCTCCGGGCCGCGTCCGCATCTCCCCCCTGGCGCGCAAGGTCGCCGCCGACCTCGGGATCGATCCCGCGACGGTCAGGGGGACGGGCCCTGGCGGAGCGGTGACGCGCGACGACGTCGAGCGCGCCCGAGCGCCACGGCACGCAGCGAGCCCGCCGGGGGCGCCCGCGGCTCAGGCCGACCGCCAGGCCAGGCTCCGCCAGACCATCGGAGCGGCGATGGGCCGTTCCAAGCGGGAGATCCCCCACTACTATCTTGCGACCACCATCGACATGCAGCGCGCGCTCGGGTGGCTCGCGGAGGAGAACCTCAGGCGGCCGGTAGCCGACCGGCTGCTGTACGGGGTTCTCCTCATCAAGGCGGTTGCCAGGGCCGTGAGCGAGGTTCCGGAGCTGAACTCCGTGTGGCGAGGGGATCGGGCGGTCCGGAGCGACGCCGTACACGTGGGCGTGGCCATCTCGCTCCGGGGCGGCGGGGTGGTGGCACCTGCGCTGCACGATGCCGACGGCCAGCCCCTGGACGACCTGATGCGCCGGTTCCGCGACCTCGTCCAGCGTGCGCGCACCGGGGGCCTGCGCTCCTCCGAGATCGCGGACCCGACGATCACCGTGACGAGCCTCGGCGAGCAGGGGGTCGAGAGCGTGTTCGGGATCATCTTCCCGCCCCAGGTGGCCATCGTCGGCTTTGGGAAGATCGTCGAACGCCCGTGGTCCGTCGCGGGCGCGATCGTCTCGCGGCCCGTGATGACGGCCACGCTGTCGGCCGACCATCGGATCAGTGATGGACACCGTGGTGCGCGCTTCCTGGCGGCGGTGGACAGGCTGCTCCAGGAGCCGGACCGGCTATGA
- a CDS encoding CBS domain-containing protein, whose protein sequence is MKVEEVMTHDVITTSPGTAIHEAARLMVNHTVSGLPVVDDAGKLVGVISEGDLILRQKHRERLSWWRLFFEDGERLAREYQKAVGTTVGEVMSTAVISASPDLPIESAAVILDRHRIRRLPVVADGRVVGIVSRGDLVKALSTAPAPTAATASDAALMSEMKARLDREPWVSSRAIVVQAREGVLALWGLVSSETERSAIGTMARTVPGVRGIEDHLVVQADIPYWYGAV, encoded by the coding sequence ATGAAGGTCGAAGAGGTCATGACCCACGACGTGATCACGACGTCTCCCGGGACTGCCATCCACGAGGCCGCCCGTCTCATGGTGAATCACACCGTCAGCGGTCTCCCGGTGGTCGACGATGCCGGCAAGCTGGTCGGCGTCATCAGCGAAGGCGATCTCATCCTGCGCCAGAAGCACCGGGAGCGGCTGTCCTGGTGGCGCCTCTTCTTCGAGGACGGCGAGCGGCTCGCCCGGGAGTACCAGAAAGCCGTCGGGACCACGGTGGGCGAGGTGATGAGCACGGCCGTGATCTCGGCGAGCCCCGATCTCCCCATCGAATCCGCCGCGGTCATCCTCGACCGCCACCGGATCCGCCGCCTGCCCGTCGTCGCGGATGGCCGGGTCGTGGGGATCGTCAGCCGGGGGGATCTCGTCAAGGCCCTCTCGACGGCCCCGGCGCCGACGGCCGCCACCGCCTCCGACGCTGCGCTGATGTCGGAGATGAAGGCCCGGCTCGACCGCGAGCCCTGGGTGTCCAGCCGCGCCATCGTGGTCCAGGCCAGGGAGGGCGTCCTGGCCCTCTGGGGTCTGGTGAGCAGCGAGACCGAGAGGTCCGCCATCGGGACCATGGCGCGGACCGTCCCGGGCGTCCGGGGCATCGAGGACCACCTGGTGGTCCAGGCCGACATCCCCTACTGGTACGGCGCGGTCTGA
- a CDS encoding GYD domain-containing protein: MATYVMLTRLNPEAVKVPQDLKRLERAVADHVRRDCPQVRWISSYALLGPYDYLDLFEAPDEETAARVLVIARSYGHAQTETWTAVPWDRFESLLSTVVVAA, encoded by the coding sequence ATGGCCACGTATGTCATGCTGACCCGGTTGAACCCCGAGGCCGTGAAGGTGCCGCAAGACCTCAAGAGGCTGGAGCGGGCCGTCGCCGATCACGTACGCAGAGACTGCCCGCAGGTGAGGTGGATCTCCAGCTACGCGCTGCTGGGCCCCTACGACTACCTGGATCTCTTCGAAGCCCCCGACGAGGAGACGGCCGCCAGGGTCCTGGTGATCGCGCGCTCCTACGGCCACGCCCAGACCGAGACATGGACCGCCGTGCCATGGGACCGCTTTGAGAGCCTCCTCTCGACGGTCGTCGTGGCAGCCTGA
- a CDS encoding acyl carrier protein, whose translation MTAGEIRAEVLAALGDIAPEADLASLRAEVGFREQLDVDSMDLLNFVVALHERLGVDIPEADYPKLSTLDRCVEYLAARTAAGREAGGA comes from the coding sequence ATGACGGCCGGCGAGATCCGGGCGGAGGTCCTGGCAGCGCTCGGCGACATCGCCCCCGAGGCCGATCTCGCCTCGCTGCGCGCGGAGGTGGGGTTTCGCGAGCAGCTCGATGTCGACTCCATGGATCTCCTCAACTTCGTCGTCGCGCTGCACGAGAGGCTCGGGGTCGACATTCCCGAGGCCGACTATCCGAAGCTCTCCACGCTCGACCGGTGCGTCGAGTACCTGGCTGCCCGGACAGCCGCCGGGCGGGAGGCTGGAGGGGCCTAG
- the acsA gene encoding acetate--CoA ligase — MTEAAPNLGDYAEARRTFSWEAARAQLDGLPGGRGLNIAHEAVDRHAAGPRRDHLAIRWLGRGGEVEDLSYERLGRLTNRFANVLRLLGVRPEERVYALAGRIPALYVAALGTLKNRSVFCPLFSAFGPEPIRARLGIGRARVLVTTPSLYERKVAGLRGSLPDLEHVLLVGEDGRSTALPGTLDYGGLMDEAGEQFTIGPTDPEDPALLHFTSGTTGKPKGALHVHEAVVAHHITGRLALDLHPDDIFWCTADPGWVTGTSYGIIAPLTNGLTSIVDEAEFDAERWYGVLEAERVTVWYTAPTAIRMLMKLGADLARKRDLRALRFLASVGEPLNPEAVVWGEEAFGRPFHDNWWQTETGGIMIANFAATEIRPGSMGLPLPGIDMAVVRKVGEDGAEVIEAPDVQGELALRPGWPSMFRGYWREPERYRKCFAGGYYLTGDLVRRDADGYVWFVGRADDVIKTSGHLVGPFEVESVLMEHTAVAEAGVIGKPDHVAMEVVKAFVALKDGHAPTPALRRELLAWCRSRLGAVVAPREIDFRPSLPKTRSGKIMRRLLKARELGLPEGDTSTLEEG; from the coding sequence TTGACAGAGGCGGCGCCGAACCTGGGCGACTACGCCGAGGCGCGGAGAACCTTCTCGTGGGAGGCCGCGCGGGCCCAGCTCGACGGCCTACCGGGGGGACGCGGGCTCAACATCGCTCATGAGGCGGTGGACCGGCATGCCGCCGGCCCCCGCCGGGACCACCTGGCCATCCGCTGGCTGGGCAGGGGCGGAGAGGTCGAGGACCTCAGCTACGAGCGGCTCGGCAGACTCACGAACCGCTTCGCCAACGTCCTGCGGCTCCTCGGCGTCCGCCCGGAGGAGCGCGTCTATGCGCTCGCCGGGCGCATTCCCGCTCTCTACGTGGCCGCGCTGGGGACGCTCAAGAACCGGAGCGTCTTCTGCCCGCTCTTCTCGGCCTTCGGCCCCGAGCCCATCCGCGCACGACTCGGCATCGGCCGGGCTCGCGTGCTCGTGACCACGCCCTCCCTGTACGAGCGGAAGGTCGCCGGCCTTCGCGGCTCGCTCCCCGATCTGGAGCACGTGCTGCTCGTCGGGGAAGACGGCCGGTCGACGGCCCTGCCGGGGACGCTGGACTACGGCGGGCTCATGGATGAGGCTGGCGAGCAGTTCACGATCGGCCCCACGGATCCCGAGGACCCGGCGCTCCTGCATTTCACGAGCGGCACCACGGGCAAGCCCAAGGGGGCGCTCCACGTGCACGAGGCCGTGGTGGCGCACCACATCACGGGCCGCCTGGCGCTGGACCTGCACCCCGACGACATCTTCTGGTGCACCGCGGACCCCGGCTGGGTCACGGGGACCTCCTACGGGATCATCGCCCCCCTCACGAACGGCCTGACCAGCATCGTGGACGAGGCGGAGTTCGATGCGGAGCGCTGGTACGGCGTCCTCGAGGCGGAGCGCGTGACGGTCTGGTACACGGCGCCGACGGCCATCCGCATGCTGATGAAGCTCGGCGCCGACCTGGCCCGGAAGCGGGATCTGCGCGCGCTTCGCTTCCTCGCCAGTGTCGGGGAGCCCCTGAACCCCGAGGCGGTGGTCTGGGGCGAGGAGGCCTTCGGGCGGCCCTTCCACGACAACTGGTGGCAGACCGAGACCGGCGGGATCATGATCGCGAACTTCGCCGCCACGGAGATCCGGCCGGGCTCCATGGGGCTGCCGCTGCCCGGTATCGACATGGCCGTCGTCCGCAAGGTGGGCGAGGACGGCGCGGAGGTCATCGAGGCGCCCGACGTGCAGGGGGAGCTGGCGCTGCGCCCGGGTTGGCCGTCGATGTTCCGCGGCTACTGGCGCGAGCCCGAGCGGTACCGCAAGTGCTTCGCCGGGGGCTACTACCTGACGGGCGACCTGGTCCGGCGCGATGCCGACGGGTACGTGTGGTTCGTCGGGCGCGCCGACGATGTGATCAAGACCTCCGGCCACCTGGTGGGGCCCTTCGAGGTGGAGAGCGTCCTGATGGAGCACACCGCCGTGGCCGAGGCCGGGGTGATCGGCAAGCCTGACCACGTGGCCATGGAGGTGGTCAAGGCCTTCGTCGCGCTCAAGGATGGCCATGCGCCCACGCCAGCCCTCCGCCGGGAGCTGCTGGCCTGGTGCCGTTCGCGGCTCGGCGCGGTGGTCGCGCCCAGGGAGATCGACTTCCGGCCGAGCCTGCCGAAGACGCGCAGCGGGAAGATCATGCGGCGGCTGCTGAAGGCGCGGGAGCTGGGGCTGCCGGAAGGCGACACCTCCACCCTCGAGGAGGGCTGA
- the rtcA gene encoding RNA 3'-phosphate cyclase, with amino-acid sequence MVRALAAISDARVQGDALGSMEISFEPRILRGGHYRFDVGAVTGSAGSVSLLFQALLLPLAHAEATSRLTLVGGTHVPWSPTVDYLIGVFLPVLREIGVDITVSLRRRGWYPAGGGEIEAAMTPARGLRALRWETPAGPPCLAGISTVSRLPVTIAERQRRRALARLEERCLQADIAVAGDDDALGPGTSLLLTAAGPGRLAGFCALGRRGLRAEAVADAAVDPLFAYLDSGAAVDDHLADQLLPFLALAQHPSVLTCPSISEHLRTVAWVVEQLLPTRVSLDEGPPARVTVSPGAGGPGVPAMLDRRES; translated from the coding sequence GTGGTGCGGGCACTGGCCGCCATCAGCGATGCACGGGTGCAGGGTGACGCGCTCGGCTCGATGGAGATCTCTTTCGAGCCGCGGATCCTCAGAGGTGGGCATTACCGGTTCGACGTGGGCGCCGTCACGGGAAGCGCAGGTTCCGTGTCACTGCTCTTCCAGGCGCTCCTGCTCCCCCTGGCGCACGCGGAGGCCACCTCGCGCCTCACGCTCGTGGGTGGCACCCATGTGCCGTGGAGCCCGACGGTGGACTATCTCATCGGCGTCTTCCTGCCAGTGCTGCGCGAGATCGGCGTGGACATCACCGTCTCGCTCCGCCGGCGGGGCTGGTATCCCGCCGGTGGCGGGGAGATCGAGGCTGCCATGACTCCGGCCCGCGGGCTCCGCGCCCTCCGCTGGGAGACCCCGGCCGGGCCGCCGTGCCTCGCCGGCATCTCCACGGTGTCGCGGCTGCCGGTGACCATCGCCGAGCGTCAGCGTCGGCGGGCCCTCGCGCGACTCGAGGAGCGCTGCCTCCAGGCCGACATCGCCGTCGCCGGCGACGACGACGCGCTGGGGCCCGGGACCTCCCTCCTGCTCACCGCCGCCGGGCCGGGCAGACTCGCCGGCTTCTGCGCGCTGGGCCGCCGAGGCCTCAGGGCCGAGGCGGTGGCCGACGCCGCCGTGGATCCGCTGTTCGCCTATCTCGACAGCGGCGCCGCCGTGGACGATCACCTGGCCGATCAGCTCCTGCCGTTTCTCGCGCTGGCGCAACACCCATCGGTGCTCACCTGCCCGTCGATCTCCGAGCATCTCCGGACGGTCGCGTGGGTCGTCGAGCAACTCCTGCCGACACGGGTCTCGCTCGACGAGGGGCCGCCGGCGCGGGTCACGGTCAGCCCCGGCGCCGGCGGCCCGGGCGTGCCTGCGATGCTCGACAGGAGGGAATCCTGA
- the pdhA gene encoding pyruvate dehydrogenase (acetyl-transferring) E1 component subunit alpha, which translates to MPLGLERAHALDLLRQMVLIRRFEEQAAELYTLGKIRGFLHLYIGEEAVAVGAMQALTAEDAIVATYREHGHALARGIPAGSLMAEMYGKASGCSRGRGGSMHFFDVSRRFYGGHAIVGGGLPVAVGLALADRMQSRARVTACFFGDGAVAEGEFHESLNLAALWTLPVLFLCENNLYAMGTALERHQSQTDIRRKAEAYDLQAEAVDGMDVLAVEEAAGRAASRVRGGRGPFLLELRTYRFRAHSMADPDLYRTKEEIEGWKQRDPIARYADRLRGRGMLDAAGLATIEASVAGEVGAAVAAAEAGAWEPVEDLTRDVYTPRTPSGPRMPWSS; encoded by the coding sequence ATGCCGCTCGGCCTCGAGCGAGCCCACGCCCTCGATCTCTTGCGCCAGATGGTCCTCATCCGGCGCTTCGAGGAGCAGGCGGCCGAGCTCTACACGCTGGGCAAGATCCGCGGCTTCCTCCACCTCTACATCGGCGAGGAGGCCGTGGCCGTGGGAGCCATGCAGGCGCTCACGGCGGAGGACGCCATCGTGGCGACGTACCGGGAGCATGGCCACGCCCTCGCCCGTGGCATCCCGGCTGGCTCGCTGATGGCCGAGATGTACGGCAAGGCCAGCGGCTGCAGCCGGGGGCGCGGCGGCTCCATGCACTTCTTCGACGTCTCGCGGCGCTTCTACGGGGGCCATGCCATCGTGGGAGGGGGGCTGCCCGTCGCCGTGGGGCTGGCGCTGGCCGACCGGATGCAGTCGCGGGCCCGCGTCACGGCGTGCTTCTTCGGGGACGGCGCCGTGGCGGAGGGCGAGTTCCACGAGTCGCTGAACCTGGCGGCCCTCTGGACTCTCCCCGTGCTCTTCCTCTGCGAGAACAACCTGTACGCCATGGGCACGGCGCTCGAGCGACACCAGTCGCAGACCGACATCCGGCGCAAGGCGGAAGCCTACGACCTCCAGGCCGAGGCGGTGGACGGCATGGATGTGCTGGCCGTGGAGGAAGCCGCGGGCCGGGCGGCCTCCCGCGTGCGCGGGGGCCGCGGCCCCTTCCTCCTCGAGCTCAGGACCTATCGCTTCCGCGCCCACTCCATGGCGGATCCGGATCTCTACCGGACGAAGGAGGAGATCGAGGGCTGGAAGCAGCGCGACCCCATCGCCCGCTACGCGGATCGGCTGCGGGGGCGGGGGATGCTCGATGCCGCCGGCCTGGCGACCATCGAGGCCTCGGTGGCAGGCGAGGTCGGGGCGGCCGTCGCCGCAGCCGAGGCGGGGGCGTGGGAGCCCGTGGAGGACCTGACCCGGGACGTCTACACCCCGCGGACTCCGTCGGGCCCGAGGATGCCGTGGTCAAGCTGA
- a CDS encoding AAA family ATPase has translation MPRRLTAEELRAVCDPGSLPFASTAELLPLDGMIGQERAVGATAFGIGMKRVGYNLFVLGAARTGKTSTMRRVLSRAAATEPTPSDFCYVYNFADPYRPVALELPAGRGRELREEMERLVEECRSRLPRAFESEEFERQKAQILEEVGRRQEAEMERFDAVVRDAGFALLRTPRGPVLAPAPRGEPLSAEEFAGLPGETKRELEGRGAALGEQLEAMLRQLRQLEREARQAHAKLVEDVAAATIQHLIQEERDRFAGLPAVDRYLGEVEKDLMAHAEEFRRLDEKPALPFLPAPGAFLDRYRVNVLVDRAGGQGAPVVLETNPTHRNLLGRIEHRVHLGTLVTDFTLIRAGALQQANGGFLILEAIDVLRNLFAWEALKKALKSRAVRIEEPLQELSAFSAGTLAPEPIPLSVKVVLIGSPQLYYLLYALDEDFGELFKVKVDFDDSLPRTGEYEELYARFVGAACAEEGLPAFSREGVAKLIEHASRLAGDRGRLTSRMGDLLDLIRESAFWAGVGGCALVGAEDVGRAISRKMHRANLLEERFGRLILEGTHLIATDGEALGQVNGIAVLTAGDHAFGRPSRITARTFAGEPGVVDIEREVKLGGPIHSKGIMILAGFLAGRYARERPLALAASLTFEQQYEEVEGDSASSAECYALLSSLTGIPLSQALAVTGSMNQQGEIQAVGGINEKIEGFFDICRARGLTGRQGVLIPESNARHLMLREDVVEAVGHGRFHVHAVGTVDEGMALLTGREAGLRQPDGVFPEGSVNAAVEAALQANIARLKELRGK, from the coding sequence GTGCCCCGTCGACTGACGGCGGAGGAGCTGCGCGCGGTCTGCGATCCGGGCTCGCTGCCATTCGCGTCCACGGCGGAGCTCCTGCCGCTGGACGGCATGATCGGCCAGGAGCGGGCGGTGGGCGCCACCGCCTTCGGCATCGGGATGAAGCGCGTCGGCTACAACCTGTTCGTCCTGGGCGCGGCGCGCACCGGCAAGACCTCCACCATGCGCCGCGTGCTCAGCCGGGCCGCCGCCACGGAGCCGACCCCCTCCGACTTCTGTTACGTGTACAACTTCGCCGACCCCTATCGGCCGGTGGCCCTCGAGCTGCCCGCGGGTCGGGGGCGCGAGCTGCGGGAGGAGATGGAGCGGCTCGTGGAGGAATGCCGGTCGCGGCTGCCGCGCGCCTTCGAGAGCGAGGAGTTCGAGCGCCAGAAGGCGCAGATCCTGGAGGAGGTCGGCCGCCGGCAAGAGGCCGAGATGGAGCGCTTCGACGCCGTGGTGCGCGACGCGGGCTTCGCCCTGCTGCGCACGCCGCGCGGGCCGGTGCTCGCTCCGGCGCCGCGCGGGGAGCCGCTCTCCGCCGAGGAGTTCGCGGGGCTGCCCGGAGAGACGAAGAGGGAGCTGGAGGGGCGCGGCGCCGCACTTGGGGAACAGCTGGAGGCCATGCTGCGGCAGCTGCGCCAGCTGGAGCGGGAGGCGCGGCAGGCCCACGCAAAGCTGGTCGAGGACGTGGCCGCCGCGACGATCCAGCACCTGATCCAGGAAGAGCGCGATCGGTTCGCGGGGCTGCCCGCCGTGGACCGGTACCTGGGCGAGGTCGAGAAGGACCTCATGGCCCACGCCGAGGAGTTCAGGCGGCTGGACGAGAAGCCCGCGCTGCCGTTCCTGCCCGCCCCGGGGGCGTTCCTCGATCGCTACCGCGTCAACGTGCTCGTGGATCGCGCCGGAGGGCAAGGGGCCCCGGTGGTGCTGGAGACGAACCCGACCCACAGGAACCTCCTGGGGCGCATCGAGCACCGCGTCCACCTCGGCACGCTGGTCACGGACTTCACCCTCATCAGGGCGGGCGCGCTGCAGCAGGCCAATGGGGGCTTTCTCATCCTGGAGGCCATCGACGTCCTCCGCAATCTCTTCGCCTGGGAGGCCTTGAAGAAGGCGCTGAAGAGCCGGGCCGTGCGCATCGAGGAGCCGTTGCAGGAGCTCAGCGCCTTCAGCGCCGGCACGCTGGCACCCGAGCCCATCCCGCTGTCCGTGAAGGTCGTCCTCATCGGCAGCCCGCAGCTGTACTACCTCCTCTACGCGCTGGACGAGGACTTCGGCGAGCTGTTCAAGGTGAAGGTGGACTTCGACGACTCGCTGCCCCGCACCGGGGAGTACGAGGAGCTCTACGCGCGCTTCGTCGGCGCGGCCTGCGCCGAGGAGGGACTGCCGGCCTTCTCCCGCGAGGGTGTCGCCAAGCTCATCGAGCATGCCTCGCGGCTGGCCGGAGACCGCGGCCGGCTCACCTCCCGCATGGGAGACCTGCTGGACCTGATCCGTGAGTCAGCGTTCTGGGCGGGTGTGGGCGGGTGCGCTCTGGTGGGCGCCGAGGATGTCGGTCGCGCCATCTCCCGGAAGATGCACCGGGCAAACCTCCTGGAGGAGCGCTTCGGTCGGCTCATCCTCGAGGGCACCCACCTCATTGCCACGGACGGTGAGGCCCTCGGACAGGTCAACGGCATCGCGGTGCTCACGGCCGGGGATCACGCCTTCGGTCGCCCCTCCCGGATCACCGCGCGGACCTTCGCCGGCGAGCCCGGAGTGGTGGACATCGAGCGGGAGGTCAAGCTCGGCGGGCCGATCCACTCCAAGGGCATCATGATCCTCGCGGGCTTTCTGGCCGGGCGCTACGCGAGGGAGCGCCCGCTGGCGCTGGCGGCCTCGCTCACCTTCGAGCAGCAGTACGAGGAGGTGGAGGGCGACAGCGCGTCCTCGGCGGAGTGCTACGCGCTGCTGTCGAGCCTCACGGGGATCCCGCTCTCGCAGGCGCTGGCCGTCACGGGCTCGATGAACCAGCAGGGTGAGATCCAGGCGGTCGGCGGGATCAACGAGAAGATCGAGGGGTTCTTCGACATCTGCCGTGCCCGCGGGCTCACGGGCCGGCAGGGCGTGCTGATTCCGGAGTCCAACGCCCGCCACCTCATGCTGCGCGAGGACGTGGTGGAGGCCGTCGGCCACGGGCGCTTCCACGTCCACGCGGTGGGGACCGTGGACGAGGGGATGGCGCTCCTCACGGGGCGGGAGGCCGGGCTGCGCCAGCCCGACGGGGTCTTCCCCGAGGGCAGCGTCAACGCGGCCGTCGAGGCGGCGCTCCAGGCCAACATCGCCCGGCTCAAGGAGCTTCGGGGCAAGTGA